A single Vigna radiata var. radiata cultivar VC1973A chromosome 8, Vradiata_ver6, whole genome shotgun sequence DNA region contains:
- the LOC106770505 gene encoding receptor-like protein 12: MKISLVSWFYFTVYCWTCLVVHIVSDQCNKDERSQLLQLKNNLTFEPESSNKLSSWNQRSACCEWRGVTCDEEGRVTGLDLSEESIAGGFDNSSSLFSLRHLQNLNLSYNNFNSEIPSAFNKLENLTTLSLAYAGFVGQVPIQISQLTKLVTLDLSSQAQEVKLENPSLLELVRNLTKLRQLYLDGVSVSGGAQEWQTALLQIPTLEELSMLSCYLSGPLLPSLARLENLSVLDLSYNNLACPVPETFAHFKSLTSLKLTDCELIGIFPEKIFQIPTLSYIDISDNYDLSGFFHHFLPNGSLHTMFVSDTNFSGPLPNSIGNLRNLSNLDLSSSQFSGTLPNSLQNLTQLVDLDLSGNRLSGSVPALHLCKQLQSIYLTDNTFTGTISLVNFQDLVNLEYLNLDSNFFTGTIPSSIFTLPSLHYLHLSNNKFEGQLDFTNTSYSLQSLDLSGNLLEGSFPISLFELTNLESLSLSSNNFSGTIEVNLLGKLENLTTLDISNNTLTINDISTPLTRSPLFPSLKVIGLASCKLTKFPQFLKNHSLRSIDLSNNHIAGTIPHWLWNNNALENIDLSYNYLTDWEEPMFNNFSFLPPKIDKYLRKARFLSIANNNIQGSIPESICDAPNLRVLDLSNNSLTGTIPKCLIAMNGTISILDLGRNKLSGTIDTCPGLCSLRTLHLNGNSLHGKLPKYLANCAMMEILDIGDNQIHDEFPCWFENMTTLRVLILRSNKINGSLKCERTEVAWPQLQIFDLASNNLGGRIPLAFFGSWKAMIADESDQRKLGHLQSEVLEIYSVFYNDRVTVTSKGQRMYLAKILIIFTVIDLSCNKFEGLIPGGLGQLNAVHILNLSHNTFSGSIPSSFGNMKDLESLDLSNNNLSGSIPTQLAHLSFLSFLNLSCNHLMGRIPTGTQIQSFPADSFSDNDGLCGPPLSENCSVGDGMQVTPSQVSNSNAGVKISFHWNFISFEVGFTSGVGIIVFPLLFHKPWRKWYWKCVEDILYHTFPQLDFVYERHGGQSYRTLRWKPQ; the protein is encoded by the exons atgaaaatttcacTAGTTTCATGGTTTTACTTCACTGTCTACTGTTGGACGTGTCTCGTTGTTCACATCGTCTCTGACCAATGCAATAAGGATGAAAGATCACAGCTCTTGCAATTGAAGAACAATCTTACATTTGAACCTGAGAGTTCCAACAAACTAAGCTCATGGAATCAAAGAAGTGCTTGTTGTGAGTGGAGAGGTGTAACATGTGACGAGGAGGGGCGTGTTACTGGTCTTGACCTGAGTGAAGAATCAATCGCTGGTGGGTTTGACAATTCAAGCAGCCTTTTCAGTCTACGCCACCTCCAGAATTTGAATTTGTCTTACAACAACTTCAACTCGGAGATTCCATCTGCATTCAACAAGTTAGAGAATTTAACTACTCTGAGCTTGGCATATGCTGGCTTTGTGGGGCAAGTTCCAATACAGATTTCTCAACTCACAAAATTGGTCACTCTTGATCTTTCATCACAGGCACAAGAAGTGAAACTTGAGAACCCAAGTCTCCTTGAACTTGTCAGAAACCTCACAAAACTTAGACAACTTTATCTAGATGGTGTGAGTGTATCAGGTGGAGCACAAGAATGGCAGACTGCTTTGTTGCAAATTCCAACTCTTGAAGAATTGAGCATGCTTAGCTGTTATCTCTCAGGGCCACTTCTTCCTTCCCTTGCAAGACTTGAGAATCTATCAGTCCTTGATCTTAGTTATAACAACTTGGCATGTCCTGTTCCAGAAACATTTGCCCATTTCAAAAGTCTTACCTCCTTGAAGCTTACTGATTGCGAGTTGATTGGAATTTTTCCAGAAAAGATCTTTCAAATACCAACATTGTCCTATATTGATATATCAGATAATTATGATCTTTCTGGTTTCTTTCATCACTTCCTGCCAAATGGATCTCTCCACACCATGTTCGTAAGTGACACAAATTTCTCTGGTCCACTTCCAAATTCAATTGGAAATTTAAGAAACTTGTCTAATCTGGATCTTTCTTCATCCCAATTTAGTGGAACACTGCCCAATTCATTACAAAATCTCACCCAACTTGTTGATCTAGATCTGTCAGGGAATCGCCTTTCTGGCTCAGTTCCAGCTTTACATTTGTGCAAACAACTCCAAAGCATATACCTCACTGATAACACTTTCACAGGTACAATATCGCTTGTTAACTTTCAAGATCTCGTAAATTTAGAGTACCTAAACTTAGACAGTAATTTCTTCACTGGAACCATTCCATCATCTATCTTCACACTACCATCATTGCATTATCTTCATCTTtccaacaataaatttgaaGGTCAACTCGATTTCACAAACACCTCGTATAGTTTACAATCGCTTGATTTGAGTGGCAATCTTTTAGAAGGGTCCTTTCCCATATCTTTGTTTGAACTAACGAATCTTGAATCTCTTTCATTGTCTTCCAATAATTTCAGTGGCACCATAGAGGTCAATTTGCTTGGCAAGCTGGAAAACCTTACCACACTTGATATTTCAAACAACACCTTAACAATAAATGATATATCCACTCCACTCACTCGGTCTCCATTATTTCCTAGTTTGAAAGTCATAGGCTTAGCTTCTTGCAAGTTGACAAAATTTccacaatttttgaaaaatcattCACTAAGATCTATTGACCTGTCAAATAACCATATTGCTGGCACTATACCACACTGGCTTTGGAACAACAATGCTCTAGAAAATATTGATCTTTCGTATAACTACCTGACTGACTGGGAGGAACCTATGTTCAACAATTT CTCTTTTTTGCCACCTAAAATTGACAAATACCTCAGAAAAGCTAGGTTTCTCTCTATTGCAAACAATAATATCCAAGGGAGCATCCCAGAATCAATATGCGATGCTCCTAATCTTCGTGTGCTTGACCTCTCCAATAATTCTCTGACTGGCACAATTCCAAAATGCTTGATTGCTATGAATGGAACTATTAGCATACTTGATTTAGGGAGGAACAAACTCAGTGGCACTATTGACACATGTCCTGGCTTGTGTTCGCTAAGAACACTACACCTAAATGGTAATTCTCTGCATGGAAAGCTTCCAAAATATCTGGCTAATTGCGCCATGATGGAGATTTTAGACATTGGAGACAACCAGATACATGATGAGTTCCCTTGTTGGTTCGAGAACATGACCACCCTACGTGTTCTTATTTTGAGATCCAACAAAATAAATGGCTCCCTCAAATGTGAAAGAACCGAGGTAGCATGGCCACAGCTTCAAATTTTTGACCTTGCATCAAACAACTTAGGTGGTAGAATTCCATTGGCATTCTTTGGAAGTTGGAAAGCAATGATAGCTGATGAGAGTGATCAGAGAAAGCTAGGTCATCTTCAATCTGAAGTACTAGAAATTTATAGTGTTTTTTATAATGACAGAGTTACAGTTACAAGCAAAGGGCAACGAATGTATTTAGCAAAGATCCTAATCATCTTCACCGTCATTGACTTGTCATGCAACAAATTTGAGGGACTAATCCCAGGAGGACTTGGACAACTAAACGCTGTCCACATACTTAATCTATCACACAACACCTTTTCTGGCTCAATTCCTTCATCTTTTGGAAACATGAAAGATCTTGAATCCTTAGACCTGTCAAACAACAACTTGAGCGGGTCAATCCCAACACAATTAGCACATTTAtcttttctctcattcttgAACCTATCATGCAATCATCTCATGGGGAGAATCCCAACAGGTACCCAAATTCAGTCATTTCCAGCAGACTCATTCAGTGACAATGATGGGCTGTGTGGACCTCCATTGTCTGAAAATTGTAGTGTTGGTGATGGAATGCAAGTGACACCATCTCAAGTATCAAATTCCAATGCTGGCGTGAAAATTTCCTTTCATTGgaattttatatcatttgagGTAGGATTCACTTCTGGGGTTGGAATTATTGTTTTTCCTCTCTTATTCCATAAGCCATGGAGGAAATGGTACTGGAAATGTGTTGAAGACATACTTTATCACACCTTCCCTCAGCTGGACTTTGTATATGAACGGCATGGAGGACAAAGTTACAGAACACTACGGTGGAAACCACAGTGA